The following proteins are co-located in the Streptococcus anginosus genome:
- a CDS encoding helix-turn-helix domain-containing protein, protein MTKPIQNRVKELRKQAGLTQQELADQLGVIRKTISNWERGTNRISPEHTENLARFFQVSVGYLLGVSSDRKASSDLGHYVAYRLKSEK, encoded by the coding sequence GTGACTAAGCCTATCCAAAACCGAGTGAAGGAACTACGAAAACAAGCAGGTCTAACCCAGCAAGAGCTTGCAGATCAGCTTGGAGTTATTCGTAAGACAATCTCAAATTGGGAAAGAGGAACGAATCGGATCAGTCCTGAACATACTGAAAACCTAGCTAGATTTTTTCAAGTGTCGGTTGGATACTTATTAGGCGTGAGTTCAGATCGCAAAGCAAGTTCAGATTTAGGTCACTATGTAGCTTATCGTCTTAAAAGTGAGAAGTGA
- a CDS encoding SEC10/PgrA surface exclusion domain-containing protein: MTASQTKVTAANTAVKAQETAVATARQEVTVAEKKASTAQTNLSQAEKVVAEATPGNISKAEQTVKNTQTAVENAEKAVTASQAAQTQAQSVVTSQEKVTKQAQEAVKVKQGEVSKAKEKVAQKQAILDGTGTKEIIEKAEQTQAKVNADKEAVAKAQTNLVEAKQADAKREKALASAEKEVQIAKATEQETGLDYAHKVNDANKTADKLFEADSNLTKANHKVEAINTITLSQDYIAALRDYNQNFTKYSKAELKAQTDKLVAMGKALAKQNQFKTNQDDSDLDTLDLNHLPAEVREEMSLFAADLLNQIRAAFGTAKVEVSRGATEAVNEHVSTSATNGVKGHDRVNLDRVLAKVGITSGTEESIGLMGGSGSARKQQRISPRELKRLIYNNILNLMFNAFEDVEDNENNEFLHAGTLAGLSESGVKKAYLGVGTSYKDDFWQVVNFLFVYDKALTQPNTFDAKHCLIHLIVRKS; this comes from the coding sequence GTGACGGCAAGTCAAACAAAAGTAACTGCCGCAAATACAGCAGTTAAAGCGCAGGAAACAGCTGTTGCGACAGCTAGACAAGAAGTCACAGTTGCTGAAAAGAAAGCAAGTACTGCACAAACTAATCTTTCTCAAGCAGAGAAAGTAGTTGCTGAAGCAACACCAGGAAATATTTCTAAAGCAGAACAGACGGTGAAAAATACGCAAACGGCTGTAGAAAATGCTGAGAAAGCTGTTACAGCAAGTCAAGCAGCTCAAACACAAGCTCAATCAGTTGTCACAAGTCAGGAAAAAGTTACGAAACAGGCACAGGAAGCGGTGAAGGTAAAACAGGGTGAAGTAAGTAAAGCCAAAGAAAAAGTTGCGCAAAAACAAGCGATTTTAGATGGTACAGGCACAAAAGAAATCATTGAAAAAGCTGAACAAACACAAGCTAAGGTTAATGCTGATAAAGAAGCAGTTGCCAAAGCTCAAACGAACTTGGTTGAAGCGAAGCAAGCAGACGCTAAGCGTGAGAAAGCTCTAGCGTCCGCTGAAAAAGAAGTACAGATTGCTAAAGCTACTGAACAAGAAACAGGACTTGATTATGCGCATAAAGTAAATGATGCAAATAAAACAGCCGATAAACTCTTTGAAGCTGATTCTAACTTAACAAAAGCCAATCATAAAGTTGAAGCTATCAATACGATTACGCTTTCGCAAGATTATATTGCAGCTCTACGAGACTATAATCAAAACTTTACTAAATATAGTAAAGCAGAATTAAAGGCTCAAACTGATAAGCTGGTTGCTATGGGAAAGGCACTCGCTAAACAGAATCAATTTAAAACGAATCAAGATGATAGTGATCTTGATACCTTAGATTTGAATCATCTCCCAGCCGAAGTTCGAGAAGAGATGTCTCTCTTTGCGGCTGATTTGCTCAATCAAATTCGTGCAGCTTTTGGAACAGCGAAAGTTGAAGTTTCTAGAGGTGCAACTGAAGCAGTTAATGAACATGTTTCCACTTCTGCAACGAATGGTGTGAAAGGTCATGATCGAGTAAATCTAGATCGAGTACTAGCTAAAGTAGGCATTACTAGCGGAACAGAAGAAAGCATTGGCTTAATGGGTGGATCTGGTTCTGCTCGGAAACAACAGAGAATCAGTCCACGTGAGTTAAAACGACTGATTTATAATAACATCTTGAACTTGATGTTTAATGCTTTTGAAGATGTAGAGGATAATGAAAACAATGAGTTTCTCCATGCTGGAACGCTAGCTGGATTATCTGAAAGCGGTGTGAAAAAGGCTTACTTAGGAGTCGGTACATCTTATAAAGATGACTTTTGGCAAGTAGTCAACTTCCTCTTTGTGTATGATAAGGCTCTTACACAACCAAATACCTTTGACGCCAAGCATTGTCTAATCCATTTGATAGTAAGGAAGTCTTAG
- a CDS encoding coiled-coil domain-containing protein has product MSNPFDSKEVLVRQKAAQSAYDLAKKADEQAKANQAQAETDYQKAKEKLALVTAKRDSLKAETPLTPAAETALTKAQETLKVDEAENKAAQKAVKQLTADVKAKQEALAQAKAELAQTETELKALEAILSTEQSTLAAKQATLAQARRLVKQREAELVQVKEHRTKAQAVVAQLKAAPAMLKQAQMAYRSAKQMLFEKKEILGREEAKLTVLKAEQAEVTKQHQALVKIYQEQLEAERQAKLAEQKAVIEKAGGQAVPVFDETGKLVSYESMYKQATQLLVGSQSTVQPVQVNYSTRLKKHFLLLVKKAQS; this is encoded by the coding sequence TTGTCTAATCCATTTGATAGTAAGGAAGTCTTAGTCCGTCAAAAAGCGGCGCAAAGCGCTTATGATTTAGCTAAGAAAGCTGACGAACAAGCCAAAGCGAATCAAGCCCAAGCAGAAACAGACTATCAAAAAGCGAAAGAGAAGCTAGCGCTTGTGACTGCTAAACGGGATAGTTTGAAAGCTGAAACTCCTTTAACTCCTGCCGCAGAAACAGCTCTCACAAAAGCACAGGAAACGTTGAAAGTAGATGAAGCAGAAAACAAAGCGGCACAAAAGGCGGTGAAGCAACTAACTGCGGATGTTAAGGCGAAACAAGAAGCTTTAGCGCAAGCCAAAGCGGAATTAGCTCAAACAGAAACAGAGTTAAAAGCTCTTGAAGCGATTCTTTCAACGGAACAATCCACTTTAGCTGCTAAACAAGCAACTCTTGCACAAGCAAGAAGACTTGTTAAACAACGTGAAGCTGAATTAGTACAAGTAAAAGAACACCGTACAAAAGCACAAGCAGTTGTTGCTCAATTGAAAGCCGCTCCAGCCATGCTGAAACAAGCTCAAATGGCTTATCGCTCTGCTAAACAAATGTTATTTGAAAAGAAAGAAATATTAGGACGTGAAGAAGCTAAATTGACTGTATTAAAAGCTGAACAAGCAGAAGTGACAAAACAACATCAAGCACTTGTGAAGATTTATCAAGAACAATTGGAAGCAGAACGTCAAGCTAAATTAGCGGAACAAAAAGCAGTTATTGAAAAAGCAGGCGGACAAGCAGTTCCAGTCTTTGATGAAACTGGTAAATTGGTTTCTTACGAAAGTATGTATAAACAAGCTACACAATTATTAGTGGGAAGTCAATCAACTGTTCAGCCAGTTCAGGTAAATTATTCAACTCGTTTGAAAAAGCACTTCCTTCTACTGGTGAAAAAGGCTCAATCTTGA
- a CDS encoding thiopurine S-methyltransferase, which produces MAARIRPTEPKPVQEIVMEIEYFDKTTETISLTYNLEELQRLVSSSFSTGASMNFPSARPPFTINPRWVKKVTYKVKGVIPCD; this is translated from the coding sequence ATGGCTGCTAGAATACGTCCGACAGAACCGAAACCAGTACAAGAGATAGTGATGGAGATTGAGTATTTTGATAAAACAACAGAAACAATTTCACTCACCTATAACCTAGAAGAACTACAGAGATTAGTATCTAGCTCTTTCAGTACAGGAGCTAGTATGAATTTTCCAAGTGCACGACCACCTTTTACAATCAACCCAAGATGGGTGAAGAAGGTGACCTACAAAGTAAAAGGGGTGATTCCATGTGACTAA
- a CDS encoding GbpC/Spa domain-containing protein, translating to MAIYNDNSDTIPTEVGIDLEFFDDKGQKISLTKDEALIGLASLNNDTTMNGANAQRSAIEQVRVNNGEIVEITGSSVKKHGNLAYSDTDNHFKSAGSKFEQDDWDTGTSSSRYYGAAVAKFKNVDKISLTSISYKRPTVWLAINSEIAVPKVPTAPRYKESKSHKTFTPEKLKEVPTPKLEELKKFVPEKEKTVPTPKVKLMLVKVNGVPTPIYKPKEKEPTAPVVPTVHVHDYKLSTRPQIAKAVENSDKMNINGQYVAKNSLNRFALQTEVLPANRTTYTKLVFNDHLPSGFKLDVEKTKEANKGYEVVYNEKTNFLSFTAKKEILDAVNKNRAKEYQLEALSVWGRPSE from the coding sequence TTGGCTATTTACAACGACAATAGTGATACGATTCCAACTGAAGTGGGCATTGACTTAGAATTTTTTGATGATAAAGGTCAAAAAATTTCTTTGACAAAAGATGAAGCGTTGATTGGACTTGCTTCACTGAATAATGATACTACGATGAATGGTGCAAATGCTCAACGTTCCGCAATTGAACAAGTACGGGTTAATAATGGTGAAATTGTTGAAATTACCGGAAGCAGTGTTAAAAAACATGGAAATTTAGCTTATTCTGATACAGATAATCACTTTAAATCTGCTGGCTCGAAATTTGAGCAAGATGATTGGGATACAGGAACGAGTAGTAGTCGTTATTATGGTGCTGCTGTAGCTAAATTTAAGAATGTAGATAAAATTTCTTTAACGTCTATTTCTTATAAACGTCCTACGGTTTGGTTAGCTATCAATTCTGAAATTGCAGTACCAAAAGTTCCGACTGCACCACGTTATAAAGAATCGAAATCTCATAAGACTTTTACTCCTGAAAAACTCAAAGAAGTTCCAACTCCTAAATTGGAAGAGTTGAAGAAGTTCGTTCCTGAAAAGGAAAAAACTGTACCAACTCCAAAAGTTAAATTGATGTTGGTAAAAGTGAATGGTGTACCAACTCCAATCTATAAGCCAAAAGAAAAAGAACCAACTGCTCCCGTAGTGCCAACGGTACATGTTCATGATTATAAATTATCTACTCGTCCGCAAATTGCGAAAGCTGTTGAAAATTCGGATAAGATGAATATTAACGGTCAGTATGTTGCTAAAAACTCGCTTAATCGTTTTGCTTTGCAGACGGAAGTTCTTCCTGCTAATCGAACAACTTATACAAAGTTAGTCTTTAATGACCATTTACCATCAGGCTTTAAGTTAGATGTAGAAAAAACAAAAGAAGCCAATAAAGGCTATGAGGTTGTTTATAATGAAAAAACGAATTTCTTGAGCTTTACAGCTAAAAAAGAAATCCTTGATGCAGTTAATAAAAACCGTGCGAAGGAATATCAATTGGAGGCATTGTCTGTCTGGGGTCGTCCCTCAGAATGA